Proteins encoded by one window of Larimichthys crocea isolate SSNF chromosome V, L_crocea_2.0, whole genome shotgun sequence:
- the LOC109140304 gene encoding putative nuclease HARBI1, which produces MACPFDHDPVIEGAAILRRELHICRQRVLRPRIDISALPDNFLFERYRFTSQSIIYIHNLIRPHISNITSRSHALTSQQILCVALRFFANGSFLYNIGDAEHLSKATVCRAIRRVCLALKRLLPIFVVFPGHKPVRAIKEEFHRIAGFPNVIGCIDGTHIPITAPSHNEADYVNRKSIHSINVQIICDAAHIISNVEAPSTCQLCRMAERSETRFVLITFEFKAPPQIKT; this is translated from the exons ATGGCGTGTCCTTTTGATCACGATCCTGTGATCGAAGGTGCAGCAATCCTGCGCAGGGAATTACATATCTGTCGGCAGAGAGTACTCAGACCACGCATAGATATTTCAGCCCTCCCggacaattttctttttgagcGGTACCGTTTTACTTCACAGTCTataatttacatacacaacCTCATCCGTCcgcacatttcaaacatcacgAGTCGCAGTCATGCGCTCACATCgcagcagattttgtgtgtggcgCTGCGTTTTTTTGCCAATGGCAGTTTTTTGTATAACATCGGAGATGCTGAGCACTTGAGTAAGGCAACTGTATGCAGGGCCATCAGAAGAGTCTGCCTCGCCCTGAAAAGACTTTTACCTATATTTGTTGTCTTCCCTGGACACAAACCTGTCAGGGCCATTAAGGAAGAGTTCCACAGGATCGCAG gatttcccaatgtgattggctgcataGATGGTACGCACATTCCCATCACGGCTCCCTCACATAATGAGGCTGATTATGTGAATAGGAAGTCCATTCACAGCATTAATGTGCAG ATCATATGTGATGCTGCACACATAATCTCCAATGTGGAGGCCCCGTCCACCTGCCAGCTATGCAGGATGGCCGAGCGGTCAGAGACACGATTTGTACTAATCACTTTTGAGTTTAAAGCaccaccacaaataaaaacatga